GATGCTTACCTGGGCCAAAGTAAACAACCATCATGGAATCAATCTCGGTCGCCGAAACCAACAATTCGACAGCGTAACGCCCGGGGCTCCCGATTTCAAGCGGCCAGCGAATCTTCGTGCCTTTATCATTCCAGCCGACAATCGTGGCCGTAGCGCCCTGCCCTTGGAGTATCGCTTCGCCCTCAATTTTAGCGTCAGCCGGACGAAAAACTAAGGTGCCGGGAATCATTTGCTCCGATTCTCCCTTTAAAGCAGATCCATATTGAATGCCCCCAACCTCCTGATCCAAGGTAATCTTCACAATGCTCACGTATGGGTTGCGCTCTTCTTTGGGTATCGTTATCTTAAGGCTACGGGTATCTAAATTCTGGACGAATGGAATCGCTTTACCATTCATCGTAGTCACCGATTCCACGTTCTGCGGGAGGCGATTCAGCTCAATGCCCGCATCGTCTGGATTAAAGACATGCAGATAAACATGGCGACCACGATAGCTTGCGCCGCCCCAGTCGCCATTCAGCCACGGTCCGCCGCGGGTGCCATAAAGCGCCTCCTGGTATTGTGCTGTCCATGGAGCCAAACCTTCTAAGATGGCACGTTCTTCCGCGCGCAACGAGCCATCCGGTAAGGGCGCGACATTGAGCAGCATATTGCCGTCGCCCGTAACACAGGAAGAGAGCAATTGAATCGTTTCCTTTAAAGAGCGGGTCACTCCATCGGGGCGATAGGACCAACCTCCATGATCATCACTAGGTGATAGAATCATACAGGACTCCCAAGCACGGCCCGCCTGAAAGGAGCCCATACGGTTCTCTGGCGTATCATAATCTCCATGCTTTAGCGCGACATACTCACTTGGAATATTCTTAAGCCCACGAGCGGCACGGTTGTTTACCAGCAGGTTCGGAGCAATGTCATACATTTTTTGATACAAACGCGGAATGGTATATTGATCCCATTCACCAAAACAATGGTCGAACCAGAGTATATCAACTGGTCCATAATCGCGGAGCAGTTCTTCCACCTGATTCTCGTAGTAGGAATTATAGGCGACATTGTCCCCTTGCAGATAATCTGGATGCGTCCAGTCACGCGTGCTGTAATACCAACCAACTTTCAGCCCATTGTTCTGAGCGGCATCCCGCACCATTGAGACGATGTCCTTTTGATAGGGCGTGTCGGCGATCGAATAGTGAACCGGATA
The nucleotide sequence above comes from Coraliomargarita algicola. Encoded proteins:
- a CDS encoding alpha-L-fucosidase — encoded protein: MKTKQFIKCASAVVSAILIQAAAQVDAEELNRVRVPQLVETIEERDARVQWFRDAKFGLFIHWGPAALSGAEISWGMKDRIERGAQHQKVPRDEYMNLYRDFNPVNFNPDEIMALAKEAGMTYSVFVTKHHDGFSLWDTQEKRFPEDSEYPVHYSIADTPYQKDIVSMVRDAAQNNGLKVGWYYSTRDWTHPDYLQGDNVAYNSYYENQVEELLRDYGPVDILWFDHCFGEWDQYTIPRLYQKMYDIAPNLLVNNRAARGLKNIPSEYVALKHGDYDTPENRMGSFQAGRAWESCMILSPSDDHGGWSYRPDGVTRSLKETIQLLSSCVTGDGNMLLNVAPLPDGSLRAEERAILEGLAPWTAQYQEALYGTRGGPWLNGDWGGASYRGRHVYLHVFNPDDAGIELNRLPQNVESVTTMNGKAIPFVQNLDTRSLKITIPKEERNPYVSIVKITLDQEVGGIQYGSALKGESEQMIPGTLVFRPADAKIEGEAILQGQGATATIVGWNDKGTKIRWPLEIGSPGRYAVELLVSATEIDSMMVVYFGPGKHLYSAIPVTGSVDDFQRVKVGEMSFPNADHLDLVLQSVGHLDWKPIQGT